In Nocardioides bizhenqiangii, the DNA window GGAGTCGTCGCGTATGTCGAGCACCACCGCACGCTGGGTGACTGGGTCGGCCTGCTCGCCGCCGGTGGGTTCCGGCTCACCACCCTGCTGGAGCCGGAGTGGCCGGCCGACCACGACCGGCTCTGGGGCGGGTGGTCCGCCGTGCGCGGGCGGGTGACGCCGGGCACGGCGATCTTCGGGGCCGACCTCCTGGGTTGAATGGGCCGAGCGTGTCTTCGGAGGAACCGCCCGGCATTGGGCAGGCCGTCGTCGGCTCACGGTCGGGTGACGGGCGGCACCTCCGCCCGCCACGCTGCCGGCCGCGTTGAACGGGCCGGCCTCCCCTAGAGTCACGGGGTGGACGACGAGGAGATCGCCAAGTCGGCGGCGCTCGAGCAACGGCACTGGTGGTACGCCGAGCGCCGGGCGATGGTGCGACGTACGGCCTCGCGCTGGCCGGCGGGGCGGGCGCTCGACGTCGGGTGCGCCGGGGGCGGCAACACCGCCGTGCTGCGGGAGCTCGGGTGGTCGGCGACCGGGCTGGAGTACTCCGCCGCCGGCGCGGAGATCGCCGCCTCCCGCGGCCTGGCCGTCGTCCGCGGCGACGCCACGGCGATGCCCTTCGACGACGCGACGTTCGACCTGGTCATGTCGACCGACGTGTGGGAGCACATCGAGGACGACGGTGCGGTCGCGAGCGAGACCGCCCGGGTGCTGCGGCACGGTGGCCGGGCGCTGATCGCCGTCCCGTGCAGCATGAAGCTGTGGAGCGGCCACGACGTCGCCCTCGGGCACGTCCGCCGCTACGAGCGCGACCAGCTCGCGGCGGTGGTCTCGGGCGCCGGCCTCGAGATCGAGGACATGTGGTCGTGGAACGTCCTGCTGCGGCCGGTGGTGCGGGCCCGGCGGCGGAGGCGGAGCGAGGCCGAGAGCGAGATGGACCCGGTCCACCCGGTCCTCAACGCCGGGCTGCGGTCGGCGGTCGCGCTCGAACGGGTGTTGCCGCTGCGCCGGCTGCCCGGCGTGAGCCTGGTGGTCTCGGCGCGCAAGCCGTGACCACGCCCACGACCGGGCACTGGGTCGCCGACCCGTCGATCGGGTGGCGGATCCTGCTGACGGCGACGCTGCCCGACCAACCGCAGGTCGACGACACCGTCCGAACGGCAACATCGACCGCCGAGCTGCGTCGAGCGTTGGTCGCGCCCGATCCGCAGCCGGTCGTCGTCGGCGTCGCCGGCCACGACCTCGTGGTGTCCGCCCACCACGCCGCCGTCGACGGTCTCGGTCTGTTGCGCATCCTGGAGCAGCTCGGCCACGGGCCCGTGACGTCATCGGCGCGCGGCGTGGGCGATCGCTCCGCCGGCCACGGGTACGCCGGCACGGTCGTCCGCCGGCTCGTCGAGGCTGCGCTCCGCCCACCAGCCCGGATCCCTCCGCAGGGCCGCGGACCGGCGGCCGGCGACGTCATGGTCGAGATCGAGCTTCCCGGCTCGTTCCGCACGGGGCAGATCGTGCACGCCGCCGTCGCGGCGCTCGCCGACCTCGGCGCCGGACCGCATGTCGCCGTGGCGGTCGGCGTCACCCGCGACCCGGATCCCAACGGGTTGATCGAGGACCGGAGCGCCCTGCTGCGGCTGCGCGACGTCGAGCGGCTCGAGCTGCCCGAGATCGAGCGTGCCCTGCGGGAAGCGCCTGTCGAGCGCCCGCCGGGCACCCGGTCCGGCAGTGTCAACCGGGCGGCCGCGATCGCGATGCGACTGCTGGCGCGCCGACTCGGGTCGACGCTGCTGGTCTCCCACCTGGGCGAGGTGACCGCGCCGGCCATCGACCGCCTGGTGTTCCACCCGGTGACGGCCGGGGGCACCGGCATCGCGCTCGGCGCGGTGGGTCATGGCGGCCGCACGGTCCTCACGCTGCGTGCGCGTGCGGCCGACTGGCACGCCGACGGCCTCGAGCGAGTGCTCGAGGCCGTCGGGGGCAGGCTGGCCTAGCCTCGGGGCTGCCAGCCCGCCCGCCCCCTCCTCGGGAGGTCCAGTGGCTGCGTCAGGCCGAGACCAAGGGCCGGTCCTGGTGGGTGTCCTGGTCGGCGTCGCTCGACAGCCGCTTGTTGAAGATGAGTCCGAGACCGAGCAGCACGCCGCCGAGCACCAGGAGGATGACCGGGTACAGGACCCGTGCCCCTCCGAGGAGCGACGCCTTGTTGTCGACCTTCTCCACGTTGTCGTCGACCTGGGCGTCGGTGTACTCGACGGTCCCGACGAAGGCAGGCACCCGCACGCCGTCGTACACCAGCTCCTGGGTGCGCTCCTCGACCCGGTCGATGGGCGAGCCGGTGACCGGCTCGACGTAGAAGGTGCGCGTCATCGCGTAGACCATCTCGGCCTGGACAGACGGCTCGTCCGATCCGAAGACGGAGCCCGGGACGTCGCGGGTCTCGATCACGGTCGGCTCGATCTCCTGCACGAACTTGTAGACGGCGACGCCTTGGACGTCCTCTTCACCCTCGTACGTCGCGGGGAAGCTCTCGCCGAGGGTGCCGTCCCACTGGTCGTAGTCCTTGCGCTCTGTGTTGAACGGGAACTTGTAGACCTGTCCCTCGAACGTCGTCGACACCCGCTCGGCGCTGTCGTCCGCGATGTCCCGGACCTCGATGAACTGGTCGCACTCCTCGCAGTCGACCGCTTCGCCGGTCACCTCGTCGAAGGCCACCTGCTCTGTCGCCTTCTGGAACTCGGTGCCGTCGCCGCGCTTGATCGTGGTCAGGTTGACCCACACCACGACGCCGTCAGGTGCGTCGGCGCTCACGTTCTCGTGGGTCTTCGAGGTGATCGAGAGATCGTGGGTCTCAGGCGCAAGGACGTCGAGACTGGAGTTGAACACCTGAGCGTCGTTCGCCTCCAACTTCGTGGTACTGCTGTATCCGGCGGGCACCTTGGCGAGCGCCGGGTAGGCGTAGAAGCGCACCAGGCCCGCGGCCACGATGAGGAACACCCCCAGTCCGACGAGAACCGGTCCGATCATTCGACGCATGCAGTTCCTCCAATTACGGCCACGCGTTCTTCTCGCGGGCGGTGTTGAGCGTCGGGCACGGTGGTGCTCGCCGCGGGTTCGTTGATGCCCAGCTCGCCGGTGACCAGGTCGAGCGCCTGCCGGCGCATCTCCGACCAGTCGAACCGGTGGGCCCAGGCCTGGCAGGCCTGGAAGTGGCGGGCCCGATCCGCCGGGGCCGCGGTCTCGGCCAGTGCTGCGCGCACCTGGGCCGTCAGGCGGCGGCCGACCTCCTCGAGGTCGTCGGCGTCGGGCACCAGCCAGCCGGACTCGCCGGCGACCACGGAGTCGCGGAGGCCGGGGACGTCCCTGGCCACTGTCGGCACGCCGTGTCCGGCTGCCTCGACCACGGCCTGGCCCCATCCCTCTGCATCGGACGCGCAGACGTGGACCGAAGCGCGCGCCAGGAGCGCCGCCTTGGTGTCGTCGTCGACGAAGCCGTGGAAGGTCACCCGATGGGCGAGGCCGAGCCGGGCGACGAGGCCCTCGAGCTCGCGTCGCTCGGGTCCCTTCCCGATGACGTCCAGCCGGAGGCGGGGGTGGTCCGTGCGCAGCGCGTCGAGGGCGCGGATGACCAGGTCGACCCGCTTGTGCGCCACGAGCCGGCCGAGCACGGCGATCCGGTCGGGGTCCTTCGCCTCCGGGTCGCCGGCGCCGAGCGGCGGCAGGTCCGCTCCGTTGGCGAGCAGGCCGACGGATCCCTTCCAACCGAGCTGTCGGCGCATCTCTTCGGCGGTCGAGGCCGACACGGCGACGACCCGGCGGCGGCGGTAGACCATCGGCATCGGCACCCGCTCGAGCCACCGGCCGAGCGCAGCGACGGGCGCGGGGAAGTGCGTCGAGAACTGCGCCTGGTGGACGTGGTGCATCACCAGCACCACGGGGGTCCGGCGGCGCAGGAACAGTGGCGCGAAGGACGGCAGACCGCACGAGGGGTCGATCACGGCGTCGACCCGGCGGCGCCGGGCGAGCAGCCGCAGCGCCGTGTGCGGGTAGAACGAGAACGGACCCCCGCGCCGGCGTACGACGATGCCGTCGCGGACGACGGTCGCCTCCTGGCCGGGCTCGCGGGCGGTGAGGAACTCGACGTCGGCACCACCCTCGCGCAGCGCGCGAGCGAGCTCCCAGGCGTAGATCTCCGACCCGCCGGCCAGCGAGTGCTCGGTGTCGCGCCAATTGACGATCGCCACCCGCCGTCCGGCGAGTGGGGTCGACATCGGCCGGATGGTCATCTCAGGCCTCACCCAGCAACGACGCGGCGGCCGGGACGGCCAGGGCGACCGGCAGGGCGACGGGGGCGGGAAGCGGCATGGGGGACTGCGACCGCGCCCCGACGGTCGCCCTGCCGGCGACCGGGGCGCCGAGGTGCCGCGTGCGCCAGGCGATCGCAGCAAGCTCGGCGAAGGCGCCGGCACCGTGGCGGGCCGGCACGAAGGTGGACCCGGGCACGTCGGTCCAGGTCACGGGGATCTCGTCGATCCTGGCGCCGGCCGCGCGCAGCCGGACGAGGAGCTCGACGTCGAAGGAGAACCCAGGGGCGACCAGGTTCGTGGCGACCGCGCGGGCGAGCGCACCGTGCATCACCTTGAAGCCGCACTGGGTGTCGGCGACGCCCGGCACCAGACGGCGGGCCACGCGGCGGTAGCAGGCCGCGCCCGCCGTGCGGGTGCGGCAGCTGCGGACGTCGGCGACGGAGCCGTCGAGGCCGCGGGAGCCGATCACGACATCCGCGCCGAGGTGGAGGCGATGCCAGGCCGCGTCGAGGGCGGCAAGGTCGGTGGCGCCGTCGGCGTCCATGAAGGCGACCAGGTCAGCGTCGCTCGCGAGCAGACCGGCGCGGACCGCGGCGCCCTTGCCGCGGCGCAGGCAGCGGACGACCCGCACCGGCATCGCGGGAGTGGCCGCGGCGAGGGCGACCTCAGCCGTGCGATCGGAGCTGTCGTTGTCGACGACCAGCACCTCGACCCCGCCCCACATCGACGTACGGTCGGTGGCGAAGCGGCGCAGCGCGCGCAGCGTACGCGGCAGCCGCAGCTCCTCGTTGTACGCAGGAATGACGATATGAAGCATCCGGACCCTCCCAAGCCGTCAGCGTCGTGACCCGCCCCGCTCCCTTGGGGCACGTCGTGGTTCGGCTGTCCGCGCGCTCCCCGCTGCGGACGGCCGTGCTGACTACTGGCTCGAGTAGGTGTAGAGCTCGTTCTTGCTGACCGGCTCCTGGTCGGTCCCGCTCTGGTAAGCCTGGACTCCACCGACGAGCACGGCACCGGACGCCAGCGCGCCGACGATCGAAGAAATGATCACGTTCATGCGAAAGGTCCCCTCCCAAAGACCTTGCGACCCGGTGAACAGGTCGCGTGACCCGCATTGTGACGGAACGCACCTACCAAAAGCAAAACCATCGAAGCGGTGTGGCCGGTAACGATCAGGACAATTGTCCCGGAACTGTTATCACCGTAGATACCTCCCGGGGCCGACCCCGAGGAGGACAGCTCCACCAGGGAAAGCTCGTCGCCGTCGTACGCCAGGTCGCCCTCAGGCACGTCGATCCCGGGCCGGCCCTTCTCCACCAGCACCCAGCGCACGCCGAGCGACTCGAGCGCGGCTGCCGGATCGGCGGCATCCAGCGCGCGCCGTACCTCTTCCACCCGCGGGTCCTCGGCCGGCACGGCGCCGTCGTCGAGGAGGACCCGGTCGTCGACGAGCACCTCGCCCGGGAAGTAGCGCGGCGCCGGGTCGAGGACCGCGCGCCGGTGGTTCCAGTCGTAGCCGCGGTAGGCCCCCTCCCACGGGAGCACGACGACGCGCCCCGGGGCGTCCCCGAGCAGCGCCGCGACCTCCTCCCACTCCGCGGGGTAGGACGACCGCTCCAGCTCGCCCGCGGCCCCCCAGGCCAGACCGGGCAGCAGCAGCACGGGGGCCGCGACGATCAGTCCGACGACCGACCACAGTGCGCCACGACCCGGCCGGACCCGCTCCCGGACCGCGGTCGCCGCACCGGCTGCGCCCACCGCGAGCACCACGCCGAGCGGCGCGAGGAACCGGTGGGAGTCCCGCAGCAGCGCGAGCCCCGGCAGCCGCGCCGCCAGGTCCTCGAGCGCCTCGGCGCCGCCCGGCACGGCCGGGGCCGCCGCGACGGCGAGCGCCGCGAGTCCGAGCCCGGCCAGGCGCGGCCACTCCCCCGGGTGCTTCCTCACCGCGCGGCGGAGGCCGGCAGCGGCGGCGACGGTGAGCAGGCAGGAGAGGACGACCAGGGCGGCGCTGGTGCGGGCCTCGGGCAGGATCGACGTCTTCCAGATGCCGCCGAGCGAGACCAGGCTGGGCAGCAGCCCGGCACCGGACTCGCCCCGAGCCGCGAACGCGGCGAACACGCCCTGCGTCGACACGTCGGTCGCGGCCGCGGTGAGGGCGGGCACCACCCAGGTCAGGTTGCCGACCACCCCGACCGCGGCGGTGGCCATCCAGGTTCGGCGGTCGCGCGTGGTGCCGAGCACGGCGAGCACCGCCACCGCCATCACCCCGCTCGACGGACTGCAAACCGCCGACACCGTGACCGCGATCGCTGCCTCGGCCCACCCGTTTCGTGGCTCGTCACGGAGCCGGCGGGCGGCGAGGACGACCCACGGCAGCGCCAGGTAGCCGAGCAGGATGGCCCACTGGCCGATCAGCAGCCGTTCGTAGACCCAGGGGTTCCACAGCAGCAGGGTGATGGCGGCGGCCCGGGCGTACCACGCGTGCGCGCGGACGACCCGGCCGATGCCCACGCCGCCGAGCAGGAACCCGCCGACGAGCAGCCCGCGCTGGACCCAGCTGCCGGGCACGAACTGGGTCGCGACCGAGACGAGGGCATCCATCGGCACCGCCCGCGGCAGGGCGCCGTCGAGTCCGAGCCAGGCGGGCTTCCACGGCTGGTCGGGCACGAAGACCATGTCGCCGACGAGCCAGTACCCGCGACCGGCGAGCAACGGTCCGAACACCGCGAGCGCGAGCGCGGTGCTCCAGGCCAGGTCGACAACCGTCCCGCGGCCGGGCTTGATCACGGCTGCTCCGGGAGGCCGGCGAGGACGTCGGTCACGCAGACCTCGGCCCGGCCGTCACCCACCAGCCCGATGTCGGTCACCGCGCCCGGGACGTCCGGCAGCACCAGCCAGAGCTCGTTGGGGCCGCGCCGGGCGAGGAACTCCTCGGTCCAGTCCTCGGCGCTCGCAGTCACGGTGGACTCGGCCCCGGCGTAGTAGCGGACCCGGAGCAGGACCCGGCCCTCCACCGGCAGCGCCATCTCGACGTCGACGGGCGTCGTCGACACCTCGTAGCCGCACTCGCCGTCCGGCCCCGCGACGCTCGACACCCCGCCAGACATCTCGACCTGCCCGAGCCGGCCGTCCGGCCCCACCGCACGCAGACGCGGGGACGGCTCGTCGAAGGCCGGCAGCTCGGGGAGCGGTCCGAGGATGACGGAGTACCGGTTGTCGTCGCCGACCAACGGCAGCACCAGCTCCTCGGGCGCCGGTCCGTCCAGGATGACCTGGGTGGGATCGGCCGCGAGGTCGTCGCGGAGATGGGTGATGAACGCGCGGTCCTGCGTGTTCTGGAAGTGCGGCACCAGCAGCGCCGTACCGAACGCCGATGCGACGCCGTACGCCGCCAGCAGCGCGCCGACCACGAGCGCACGGCTGCGCTTCGCCGCGAGTGCCGGCCACGAGGCGCCGCGGAGGCAGAGCGCGACGCAGACCACCGCGGCGTGGAGGGTGTCGGAGGAATAACGCGGGTCGAGGCCGATGACCTGCCCGAACCCGGAGCGGCCGGCGAGCAGGAGCCCGAGGTCGGCGGCGACGTACCCGGCGAGCACCGCCAGTCCCCAGCGGCGCGCCGGCCCGCCCCGCCACAGCAGCAGTCCGACGACGGCGACGACCAGCCCGATGCTCGCCACGGTGACCCAGGCTGCCGGGACCACCGCACCGCCGATCGTCCGGCCCGCCCACGGGCCACCGACCAGCCCCGGCACCACGCTCCGGCCGACGAACGACCACGACACCTCGACCTGCTGGCGCGCCGTGCCGCCGCCGCCCTCGACGTCGGTGAGCAGCCCGTGGACGACGAGGAAGCCCACCACCGCGCCCGCCATCCCGAGCCACAGCCAGCGGAACCGGCCCAGCGCGGCAGTCAGCCGCCGCCACCCGGTCGCCTCGTCCGCGAGCGCCACCGCGACGCCGAAGACCAGGGGCAGGATCAGCACCGCCCGCTCGTGCCAGAGGAGGGCGGCCGCGGTGACCAGCACGATGCCGACGCCGTTGACCCACGCGCTCCCGTCGCCCTGGCGCCAGCGGACGAGGAGCCAGATCGCAGCGAGGGAGCCGAGCACGTGCGGCCACAGGAACATCGCGGCGCTCCACCACAGCGTCGGCACCAGGGTCATCGGCGCCCACGCGAAGACGGCGAGCAGGACCACCCGCGACCACTGCCGGTCCAGCAGCCGCGACAGGATCAGCCAGACCAGCACCGTCGCGGCGAGGTTGACGGCGAGGATGGCGGTGGCGATGACCGGCCAGTCGTACGGCGCGTGGTGGGCGACCACCCACAGCGTCAGCTGCTGGAACGGGTTGACGTGACCGGCGAAGTCCGAGAACAGGAAGTCCCAGGAGAGGTCGGACCGGTAGGCCCGGCCGGTCATGTAGAAGTCGTCCTGGTTGAAGTAGGAGCCGGCCAGCAGCCGCCCGCGCACGACCAGCATCACCACGATCACGGCGATCGCGGCCGCGCCCTGGGGGCCTCGCCAGCTCCTCATGCCGTGCCCTCGCCCGCCGTGAGCCGCGGCGGCCGGCGCTGCGGCAGCCCGAGCACCAGCCCGGCCACCAGGCCGACACCCAGCGCGGCCGCGAGGTCGGCGGTGGTCTCGAACGTCTCCGGCCTGCCGAGCGCGTCGAGCAGGCCGGACAGCGCGATCAGGGCGCCACCGGCGCCCGCGACCCGAAGCAGCCACCGTCCACCGACCGCTCCCGCGACCACCCCGACCGCGGCGACCGGACCGAGCAGCAGCAGCGCGGCACCGACCGCCGCGGCCCACACCACACGGTCCGGCGCGTCGGCGGCCGGCCAGGCGACGTCCGGAGCGGCTGACGGGCGGCGTCCGCGGATCCTTGCGACGAGGCCCAGCACGGCGATCACCAGGGCGCCCAGCAGCAGCGCGCCGCTGACGGCCAGCCCGAGGGGCAGGATGACGTCGTACGTCGCCTGCGGGCGGTAGCGAAGCTCGACGGTGACCTGCTCCCCCGCCGGCAGCACCCAGCCCTGTTGCCACCCGTCGACCCGCACCGGCGTCAGCTCTTCCCCGTCGACCTCGGCGACCCAGCCGTCGTTGTAGTTCTCCGGCACCGAGAGCAGGGTCTCCTCGCCGGCACCGACCTCCGCGGTGCGCTCCGAGCCGTCCCAGCGCTCGATGCTGACCTCCCGCCGCGGGGAGTACGGCGGCAGCGGCCCTCCGCCCGCCCGCAGGTCGATGACCTCGAAGTCGGCAGTCGGCGTCGCGTGCAGCCGGTGCTCGCCCTCCCCGACATCGATGTCCACGGGAGCGCCGGTCCTCTCGTCGCACGCCTCGAGCGCGAGCGGACTGCCGTTGACGACGTCGGCCATCGTCCCGGTCACCCGGGTCGCAATCTGCCGACCGTCGAGGGAGAGCACCGGACCGAGCCCGCAGACGGCGCCGGTCCGCAGCTCCGGATCGAACGGTCGGGTCACGTCGAGCCCGGCGATCTCGATTTCCGGGACGACCACGTGCGAGGCCTCCGGCGGCTTCTCGAAGCGCACCACCAGGCGATGGGTCCGCACCCGTTCGAGCGCGATCTTGGTGTCGCCGCTGAGCCTGACCCGCTGGGTGCGGCCGTTCGCCGTGACCACGGCGCCCACGGGGGCCTGCTCTCCCGACGCGACGGTGATCCCGGTGATCGTCCGGAGCTTCCGCCACCGGAACGTGAGCGTCGGGTAGAGATCGCCGTCGTCGGAGACCCATGCCGTGGTCCGCTGGCCGTCGTACGCGAACCGCGGGGCGACCCGCGGGTCCTGACCGTAGGTCGACGAGGCGATGATCGGAGGCCGGCGCTGGATCAGGTCGAGGAGCCGGGCCGCCTCCGGCGTGCTGCGCGCCACCACGTGCCCGGTGAGCGACACCTGCTGGCGCCCGTCGAGCGTGAAGGTGCGGTCCAGGCCGGCCTTCTCCTCGGAGACCCGGATCCGCGCGACGTCGCAGTCCGGGGCGCCGAGAACGACGAAGCAGGCGCGCCGGCCGGGCGTCGTGCTGAAGGCCCACCCCGCCGTGCCCGGGACGCTGCCGGGCAGGACGAGCGTCCGCTCCGGACGGAGCCCGTCCACGGCGACCTCGCGCAGACCGACCCGGGCACCACGGTCCGCGGTGGCCGCGGCGAGCACCCGGATCTCGACGCTGTCGACCTCGCTGCCGTCGAGCTCGACGACCGCCGGAGCACCCGAGGTGTTGACGCCGACGCGGATCCGCTG includes these proteins:
- a CDS encoding class I SAM-dependent methyltransferase codes for the protein MDDEEIAKSAALEQRHWWYAERRAMVRRTASRWPAGRALDVGCAGGGNTAVLRELGWSATGLEYSAAGAEIAASRGLAVVRGDATAMPFDDATFDLVMSTDVWEHIEDDGAVASETARVLRHGGRALIAVPCSMKLWSGHDVALGHVRRYERDQLAAVVSGAGLEIEDMWSWNVLLRPVVRARRRRRSEAESEMDPVHPVLNAGLRSAVALERVLPLRRLPGVSLVVSARKP
- a CDS encoding DUF3068 domain-containing protein translates to MIGPVLVGLGVFLIVAAGLVRFYAYPALAKVPAGYSSTTKLEANDAQVFNSSLDVLAPETHDLSITSKTHENVSADAPDGVVVWVNLTTIKRGDGTEFQKATEQVAFDEVTGEAVDCEECDQFIEVRDIADDSAERVSTTFEGQVYKFPFNTERKDYDQWDGTLGESFPATYEGEEDVQGVAVYKFVQEIEPTVIETRDVPGSVFGSDEPSVQAEMVYAMTRTFYVEPVTGSPIDRVEERTQELVYDGVRVPAFVGTVEYTDAQVDDNVEKVDNKASLLGGARVLYPVILLVLGGVLLGLGLIFNKRLSSDADQDTHQDRPLVSA
- a CDS encoding glycosyltransferase family 4 protein; this encodes MSTPLAGRRVAIVNWRDTEHSLAGGSEIYAWELARALREGGADVEFLTAREPGQEATVVRDGIVVRRRGGPFSFYPHTALRLLARRRRVDAVIDPSCGLPSFAPLFLRRRTPVVLVMHHVHQAQFSTHFPAPVAALGRWLERVPMPMVYRRRRVVAVSASTAEEMRRQLGWKGSVGLLANGADLPPLGAGDPEAKDPDRIAVLGRLVAHKRVDLVIRALDALRTDHPRLRLDVIGKGPERRELEGLVARLGLAHRVTFHGFVDDDTKAALLARASVHVCASDAEGWGQAVVEAAGHGVPTVARDVPGLRDSVVAGESGWLVPDADDLEEVGRRLTAQVRAALAETAAPADRARHFQACQAWAHRFDWSEMRRQALDLVTGELGINEPAASTTVPDAQHRPREERVAVIGGTACVE
- a CDS encoding glycosyltransferase; this encodes MLHIVIPAYNEELRLPRTLRALRRFATDRTSMWGGVEVLVVDNDSSDRTAEVALAAATPAMPVRVVRCLRRGKGAAVRAGLLASDADLVAFMDADGATDLAALDAAWHRLHLGADVVIGSRGLDGSVADVRSCRTRTAGAACYRRVARRLVPGVADTQCGFKVMHGALARAVATNLVAPGFSFDVELLVRLRAAGARIDEIPVTWTDVPGSTFVPARHGAGAFAELAAIAWRTRHLGAPVAGRATVGARSQSPMPLPAPVALPVALAVPAAASLLGEA